A segment of the Pirellulales bacterium genome:
GCCCTCGAGCTGCGGCTGGTCGTCATCGCGCCGGTGCATGTCGAAGATGCTGATTAGGAACGAACCAAAGAGCGTCTCAACGGCCAGCACAAATAGGGTGCAAGCCAGAATCCAAAGCCCCGGGCTGCTGACCTCGAGGCTGCTGGCATAACGCGCGAGCACCGGTAGGCCGCAAAAGGCCGCCGCCGTCAAAAGTGCCACCCCCGTGACGAGCCCGCGCTCCACCGAGAGCGCCGCGGTGAGACGCCCAAGGCGGCGGTCTTCAAAAACCGGATCCATCGCCGCCGCGTGCATCTTGGCCAGCACGCCCAACAGGGCCACCTGAGATCCGCAGATCGAAAGAATGGAGGCGGTAAACATCAGATTTGGACCGAACATACCGTCGTGTTGACCGTAACCGGCGAAGAGCAGCAACGGAATGACGCAAACGCCAATCAGCGCGACCAGCAAGCCGGGCAACAGAAAAAGGTGCAGTGGGCTTAGCATGAGCATCAGCCTGAGATGCCTCCACCCGTCTCGAAAGCTCCGGAGGTGCGGTGGCCGGTCCCGGCCGTCGGGAGCCAAAATGATCGGGATCTCTTCGATGCGAAGGCCGGCTAGAGACGCCTTGATCAGCATTTCGCTGGCGAGCTCCATGCCCGACATGCGCAGGTTCATCGCGCGAAGCGCCGTCTTGCTCATCCCGCGCATCCCGGATTGCGAATCCCCCACGCCAACGCGATACATCGCGTTCACCAAGAATGACAGCAGCGGATTGCCGATTCGCCGATGGAGCCAGGGCATGGCGCCGGGCAAGACACCCCCGGCGAAGCGATTGCCGATCACCAGGTCCGCTCCGCTCCGCAGTCGTTCCACGAACCTCCCGACCTCGTTAAAGTCATAGCTTTCATCGCAGTCACCGAATACGACGTACTCGAACCGCGCTTCGCGAAAGCCGCGGCGCAGCGCCGCACCGTATCCGCGGCGGCGCTCGACCACCACGCGTGCGCCCGACGCCCGCGCCACCGCGACGCTGGCGTCGTTCGATCCGTTGTCAACGACCAGCACCTCGCCCGTAATTCGCAAACGGGCCATTTCGGCGACCGCTTTTAGGACGCACCGGCCAACGGTGCGCTCTTCGTTGAGGCACGGCATCAGAACGGTAAGCGGCACACCCTTGGACGCCATGACCTCCGCGGCATCGTTCTCCAACTGTGTTGCCTGAGCCACGGGCTCCGCGACAGTCTGCATGTTTCAGCCCTTTCGAAAATCCTCAGACGCCCCTGGCCTACAAATCGCCCACGGGCGGCTGCGCA
Coding sequences within it:
- a CDS encoding glycosyltransferase family 2 protein, whose product is MENDAAEVMASKGVPLTVLMPCLNEERTVGRCVLKAVAEMARLRITGEVLVVDNGSNDASVAVARASGARVVVERRRGYGAALRRGFREARFEYVVFGDCDESYDFNEVGRFVERLRSGADLVIGNRFAGGVLPGAMPWLHRRIGNPLLSFLVNAMYRVGVGDSQSGMRGMSKTALRAMNLRMSGMELASEMLIKASLAGLRIEEIPIILAPDGRDRPPHLRSFRDGWRHLRLMLMLSPLHLFLLPGLLVALIGVCVIPLLLFAGYGQHDGMFGPNLMFTASILSICGSQVALLGVLAKMHAAAMDPVFEDRRLGRLTAALSVERGLVTGVALLTAAAFCGLPVLARYASSLEVSSPGLWILACTLFVLAVETLFGSFLISIFDMHRRDDDQPQLEGANASID